DNA sequence from the Vicinamibacteria bacterium genome:
CTCCCCGAGCCTCCCGATCCAGCCGCCGATGCGCGCGAGCTCTTCGTTCGAAGGCATCATCGTCCTCCCTTCGCAAACTGTCGATGCGAAGCCTCGCTCGAAGTAACCAGTCGTTCCTCGGCGCGCCCACAGGGCATCGGAGACTTCTCTCCTCTCGGTTCTCGGCGAGCATCACTCGGACTCGACGGCGAGTTGGTTCTTGACCAGCAGCGCCCCGGCTCGAAAGGCAATTTCTGTGATCCTGCCGCGCGCTTCGGCAGACGAGACAGCTCCCCGGATCGTAGCCAAGCCGTCCTCGACGCTGATGTCGATGTTTTCGTCAGGGAAAGCGTCCGCGACCTCGTCGACGATTTGACGTCGCATCTCCGCATCGCTTCGGTCCGTCGAGACCAGGGGTCTCTCGACGGTGATCTGGTTCTCGACCTCCAGGACCCCCTCGATATCTGCGGCAATCGAACCGGCACGAGCCCGCTCTTCATCCGTGTCCACGGCCCCGTTGAGTCGTACCGAACCGCGAAAAACCGTAACGACGATCTCGAAGGATTCGACCGTCGGATCGACTGCCAGCGCC
Encoded proteins:
- a CDS encoding BON domain-containing protein, giving the protein MLRQSGGVIGLTFLLLVALPGPASSGMERGRGYQEELRPTDELLEQRVKAALAVDPTVESFEIVVTVFRGSVRLNGAVDTDEERARAGSIAADIEGVLEVENQITVERPLVSTDRSDAEMRRQIVDEVADAFPDENIDISVEDGLATIRGAVSSAEARGRITEIAFRAGALLVKNQLAVESE